In Papio anubis isolate 15944 chromosome 17, Panubis1.0, whole genome shotgun sequence, the following are encoded in one genomic region:
- the DPH1 gene encoding 2-(3-amino-3-carboxypropyl)histidine synthase subunit 1 isoform X2, giving the protein MPEGLLLFACTIVDILERFTEAEVMVMGDVTYGACCVDDFTARALGADFLVHYGHSCLVPMDTSAQDFRVLYVFVDIRIDTTHLLDSLRLTFPPATALALVSTIQFVSTLQAAAQELKAEYRVSVPQCKPLSPGEILGCTSPRLPEEVEAIVYLGDGRFHLESVMIANPNVPAYRYDPYSKVLSREHYDHQRMRAARQEAIATARSAKSWGLILGTLGRQGSPKILEHLESRLRALGLSFVRLLLSEIFPSKLGLLPEVDVWVQVACPRLSIDWGTAFPKPLLTPYEAAVALRDISWQQPYPMDFYAGSSLGPWTVNHGLDRRPQTPGRPARGKVQEGSTHPPSAVACEDCSCRDKKVAPLAP; this is encoded by the exons GTTCACGGAGGCTGAAGTGATGGTCATGGGTGACGTGACCTATGGGGCTTGCTGTGTGGATGACTTCACGGCGAGGGCCCTGGGAGCTGACTTCTTGGTGCACTACGGCCACAGTTGCCTGG TTCCCATGGACACCTCGGCCCAAGACTTCCGGGTGCTGTACGTCTTTGTGGACATCCGGATAGACACTACCCACCTCCTGGACTCTCTCCGCCTCACCTTTCCCCCAGCCACTGCCCTTGCCCTGGTCAGCACCATTCAGTTTGTGTCGACCTTGCAG GCAGCCGCCCAGGAGCTGAAAGCTGAGTACCGTGTGAGTGTCCCACAGTGCAAGCCCCTGTCCCCTGGAGAGATTCTGGGCTGCACATCCCCCCGACTGCCCGAAGAGGTGGAGGCCATTGT GTATCTTGGAGATGGCCGCTTCCATCTGGAGTCTGTCATGATTGCCAACCCCAATGTCCCCGCTTACCG GTATGACCCGTACAGCAAAGTCCTGTCCAGAGAGCACTATGACCACCAGCGCATGCGGGCTGCTCGCCAGGAAGCCATAGCCACCGCCCGCTCCGCCAAGTCCTGGGGCCTTATTCTGGGCACTCTGGGCCGCCAGGGCAGTCCTAAGATCCTGGAG CACCTGGAATCTCGACTCCGAGCCTTGGGCCTTTCCTTCGTGAGGCTGCTGCTCTCTGAGATCTTCCCCAGCAAGCTTGGCCTACTTCCCGAGGTGGATGT GTGGGTGCAGGTGGCATGTCCACGTCTCTCCATTGACTGGGGCACAGCCTTCCCCAAGCCTCTGCTGACACCCTATGAG GCGGCCGTGGCTCTGAGGGACATTTCCTGGCAGCAGCCCTACCCGATGGACTTCTACGCTGGCAGCTCCTTGGGGCCCTGGACGGTGAACCACGGCCTGGACCGGCGTCCCCAGACCCCGGGCCGACCCGCGCGGGGGAAG GTGCAGGAGGGGTCCACGCATCCCCCTTCAGCCGTGGCTTGCGAGGACTGCAGCTGCAGAGACAAGAAGGTGGCGCCGCTTGCTCCTTGA
- the OVCA2 gene encoding esterase OVCA2 encodes MAAQRPLRVLCLAGFRQSERGFREKTGALRKALRARAELVCLSGPHPVPDAPDPEGARSDFGSCPPEEQPRGWWFSEQEADVFSALEEPAVCRGLEESLGMVAQALSRLGPFDGLLGFSQGAALAAFICALGQAGDPRFPLPRFIILVSGFCPRGLGFKESILQRPLSLPSLHVFGDTDKVIPSQESMQLASRFPGAITLTHSGGHFIPAAAAQRQAYLKFLDQFAE; translated from the exons ATGGCCGCGCAGCGACCCCTGCGGGTCCTGTGCCTGGCGGGCTTCCGGCAGAGCGAGCGGGGCTTCCGCGAGAAGACCGGGGCGCTGAGGAAGGCGCTGCGGGCCCGCGCCGAGCTCGTGTGCCTCAGCGGCCCGCACCCGGTCCCCGACGCCCCGGACCCCGAGGGCGCCAGATCAGACTTCG GGTCCTGCCCTCCAGAGGAGCAGCCTCGAGGCTGGTGGTTTTCAGAGCAGGAGGCGGACGTTTTCTCCGCATTGGAAGAGCCCGCCGTATGCAGGGGCCTGGAGGAATCCCTGGGGATGGTGGCGCAGGCACTCAGCAGGCTGGGGCCTTTTGACGGCCTTCTTGGTTTCAGCCAGGGGGCTGCGCTAGCAGCCTTTATATGTGCCCTGGGCCAGGCAGGCGATCCCCGCTTCCCCTTGCCACGGTTTATCATCTTGGTATCTGGTTTCTGTCCCCGGGGCCTTGGGTTCAAGGAATCCATCCTGCAAAGGCCCTTGTCATTGCCTTCACTCCATGTTTTCGGGGACACTGACAAAGTCATCCCCTCTCAGGAGAGTATGCAATTGGCCAGCCGATTCCCCGGAGCCATCACCCTCACCCACTCTGGTGGCCACTTCATTCCAGCAGCTGCAGCCCAGCGTCAGGCCTACCTCAAGTTCTTGGACCAGTTTGCAGAGTGA